The following proteins come from a genomic window of Macadamia integrifolia cultivar HAES 741 chromosome 14, SCU_Mint_v3, whole genome shotgun sequence:
- the LOC122061246 gene encoding uncharacterized protein LOC122061246 — translation MKAIQNFSSPFTLKTVEQRRKKFTASPALPETAVSVVLAATVVGAAATVLVRRTRGSKEIDTSVKTCEDCGGSGICAECKGEGFVLKKLSEESAEKARLAAKNMATRYTAGLPKKWSYCTKCSSARSCSTCGGSGQLSV, via the exons ATGAAAGCTATCCAGaacttctcttctccatttacACTGAAAACAGTAGAACAACGAAGAAAGAAATTCACGGCATCTCCTGCGCTACCAGAAACTGCTGTTTCAGTAGTACTTGCAGCCACAGTGGTGGGTGCAGCAGCAACCGTCCTTGTAAGGAGGACCAGAGGTTCCAAAGAGATTGAT ACCTCTGTCAAAACTTGTGAAGATTGTGGTGGATCTGGCATCTGTGCAGAATGTAAGGGTGAAGGTTTTGTACTGAAAAAGCTATCAGAAGAAAGTGCTGAGAAGGCAAGATTGGCTGCAAAGAATATGGCCACTCGATACACAGCTGG GCTTCCAAAGAAATGGAGCTACTGCACAAAGTGCTCTTCGGCTCGATCCTGTAGTACTTGTGGTGGCTCAGGGCAGTTAAGTGTATGA
- the LOC122060985 gene encoding SNF1-related protein kinase regulatory subunit beta-3, which produces MDNSYGEDQDEVSVVGFEVPRSPDSSYNNPYPGNEDEARDPPLVPPHLQQTLLSFPAGRDTSASLPSPQNVILNHLYIENRESQQSVVALGVTHRFRSKFVTVVLFKPIQRTGGTST; this is translated from the exons ATGGATAATTCATATGGTGAAGACCAA GATGAGGTAAGCGTGGTGGGATTTGAAGTTCCAAGGTCGCCTGATTCAAGCTACAATAACCCGTACCCTGGCAATGAAGATGAGGCAAGGGACCCACCTCTTGTTCCTCCCCACTTGCAACAAACATTGCTGAGCTTTCCAGCAGGCAGAGATACCTCTGCCTCTCTTCCTTCgccacaaaatgtgattcttaaTCATCTCTACATCGAGAACAGGGAGAGCCAACAATCAGTGGTAGCACTCGGGGTCACGCATCGCTTCCGCTCAAAATTTGTTACAGTTGTGCTGTTCAAACCTATTCAGAGGACGGGGGGAACAAGCACTTGA